One Cryptomeria japonica chromosome 9, Sugi_1.0, whole genome shotgun sequence genomic window carries:
- the LOC131858532 gene encoding cytochrome P450 71AU50-like, protein MAWLNFPAVELGFSLIFLWIIYRFLTASKRNKGKLGLPPGPRPWPLVGNLHLLGTFPPKSVTQLGKKYGPIMFLRLGSVPTVVASSPAMAKEFLKTHDLIFASRPATSGAKYLGYERRDVALAPYGEYWRQMRKLCTMELLTTKRTESFRWVREEEATAMVRSVWEGSEKGMRSVELRNLISTLSLNTICRMFAGRRYSELSGGDSFLEIMTEIMHLLGVIIVGDYIPSLSFLDLQGYRRRMKAVHKAYDAFAEKLIDERVELRRRRSKRSDNPDLLDVMLDMGESESSEIQDMLLAGVDTSLITIEWAMTELLRNPKVMARAQQEIELQVGRDRIVRESDLVNLDYLRCVMKETFRLHPVGAFMVPHESTEGCNVGGYYVPPKTRLLVNVWAMGRDDCIWKDPLEFKPERFIGSSIDLKGQHFELLPFGAGRRGCPGMSMGSSVVHLAVAQLIHCFDWSVEGEVNREEEFGLSLPKKLPLSALPSWRLTTEGPP, encoded by the exons ATGGCATGGCTCAATTTCCCTGCAGTGGAGCTGGGTTTTTCGCTCATCTTCCTCTGGATAATATACAGATTTCTGACAGCAAGCAAGAGAAACAAAGGAAAGTTGGGATTGCCACCAGGGCCACGGCCATGGCCACTAGTAGGCAATCTCCATCTCTTGGGAACCTTTCCTCCCAAGTCCGTGACTCAGCTCGGAAAAAAGTACGGACCCATTATGTTTCTACGCCTGGGCTCGGTACCCACGGTTGTGGCCTCTTCTCCTGCCATGGCCAAAGAGTTTCTTAAAACCCATGATTTGATCTTCGCCAGCAGACCAGCTACATCGGGGGCCAAGTACCTGGGCTACGAGCGCAGAGACGTGGCGCTGGCCCCCTATGGAGAATACTGGCGGCAGATGAGAAAGTTGTGCACGATGGAATTACTGACGACCAAGAGAACGGAGTCATTCAGGTGGGTAAGAGAAGAAGAGGCGACAGCCATGGTGAGATCTGTGTGGGAAGGAAGTGAGAAGGGCATGCGTTCCGTCGAACTGCGGAATCTCATCTCCACCCTCTCACTCAACACTATCTGCAGAATGTTTGCAGGCAGAAGATACTCCGAACTGAGCGGAGGCGATTCGTTTTTAGAGATAATGACTGAAATTATGCATCTGTTGGGAGTAATTATTGTGGGGGACTACATTCCCTCTCTTTCCTTTCTTGATTTGCAAGGCTACCGCCGCCGTATGAAGGCCGTTCATAAAGCATACGATGCGTTTGCCGAGAAGCTGATCGATGAGCGCGTTgagctgaggaggaggaggagtaaAAGGTCGGACAATCCGGACCTTTTGGACGTGATGCTGGACATGGGTGAGAGCGAAAGTTCCGAGATACAA GATATGCTACTTGCTGGAGTAGACACATCTCTTATAACTATAGAATGGGCGATGACTGAGCTGCTGAGAAACCCTAAAGTAATGGCAAGGGCGCAACAAGAGATTGAATTGCAGGTTGGGAGAGATCGCATTGTAAGGGAGAGTGATCTTGTAAACTTAGATTACTTGCGGTGTGTGATGAAGGAAACATTTCGATTACATCCAGTAGGGGCCTTTATGGTGCCACACGAATCCACTGAGGGTTGCAATGTGGGAGGATATTACGTTCCACCAAAAACAAGGTTGCTTGTGAATGTTTGGGCAATGGGAAGGGATGATTGTATTTGGAAAGATCCTTTAGAATTCAAGCCTGAAAGATTTATTGGGTCAAGCATAGATCTGAAAGGCCAACACTTTGAATTGTTGCCATTCGGAGCAGGGAGGAGGGGATGCCCCGGAATGTCCATGGGGAGTTCCGTTGTTCACTTGGCTGTGGCTCAGCTCATACATTGCTTTGATTGGAGTGTGGAGGGTGAGGTGAATAGGGAAGAAGAGTTTGGTTTGAGCTTACCTAAAAAGCTTCCTCTTTCTGCTCTTCCCTCCTGGAGGCTCACCACTGAAGGGCCACCATAG